From bacterium, the proteins below share one genomic window:
- a CDS encoding AraC family transcriptional regulator has product MALRLSCGRFFGKLQRTVQLQHGRLSEAFYSKGERQPAHSHELPHICLTVNGTYRESIARKMWTIPNGVMTFYHPEQIHRDEHLTDGIHFVIEIDAKKGSFVETLLPQFVRDPVSFGRNLSTAWRLYEEFSCPDTFSMLAMEALTLELLVESFRTEFSGNEKRRPLWMNSVLAILKLHFSSPPSLSEIAEEIGVHPVHLAKTFRRFEGHTPGEFIRKLRVDFARQKLSGTSEPLSQIALDAGFADQTHFTKVFKRLTGLTPRRFRILSQH; this is encoded by the coding sequence ATGGCACTAAGACTTTCGTGCGGCCGGTTTTTTGGAAAGCTTCAGAGAACGGTTCAACTCCAGCACGGGCGTTTATCGGAAGCTTTTTATTCGAAAGGCGAACGACAACCGGCTCACTCGCATGAACTCCCGCACATCTGTTTGACGGTCAACGGAACTTACCGGGAATCGATTGCAAGAAAAATGTGGACGATCCCTAACGGGGTCATGACTTTTTATCATCCGGAACAAATCCACAGGGACGAACACTTGACCGACGGCATTCACTTTGTAATAGAAATCGATGCGAAGAAAGGGAGTTTTGTGGAAACTCTGCTGCCTCAGTTTGTGCGGGATCCCGTTTCATTCGGACGAAATCTGAGCACAGCTTGGCGCCTCTATGAAGAGTTCTCATGCCCCGACACGTTCTCTATGCTCGCCATGGAGGCATTAACACTCGAGCTGTTGGTAGAATCGTTTCGCACCGAATTCAGCGGGAATGAAAAACGACGGCCTCTCTGGATGAATTCAGTTTTAGCTATTTTGAAATTACATTTTTCATCCCCTCCCTCTCTTTCGGAAATTGCCGAAGAGATCGGAGTGCATCCTGTTCATTTGGCTAAAACGTTTCGCCGTTTCGAAGGGCATACACCCGGTGAATTTATTAGGAAGCTTCGGGTGGATTTTGCGCGGCAAAAACTGAGCGGGACTTCCGAACCACTTTCGCAAATAGCGTTGGATGCAGGGTTCGCCGATCAAACGCATTTCACCAAAGTTTTCAAACGTCTCACAGGGCTCACACCGCGCCGCTTCCGGATCCTCTCTCAACACTAA